A region of the Candidatus Methylomirabilota bacterium genome:
GCCTGGCGCCCCACGCGAGCCGGGGGACCGCCATCGTCGGGCTCGAGCCCTCGTGTCTGCTGACGCTGCGCGACGAGTGGGTGGATCTGTTGCGCACCGACGAGGCCCGGGCCGTGGCGCGTCAGAGCTTTCTCCTCGAGGAGTTCCTCGTCCGCGAGCGCGACCGCGGGCTGCGGCTTGCGTTCAAGGGCCAGGGGCGTGCGGCCCTCTTGCACGGCCACTGCCACCAGAAGGCGCTGGTGGGCACGGCGCCCACGGTGGAGGCGCTGCGCTGGGCCGGGTTCGCGGTCAGCGAGGTCGACTCGGGCTGCTGCGGAATGGCCGGCTCGTTCGGCTTCGAGCACGAGCACTACGACATCTCGGTCTGGCTCGGTAACCGCCGCCTGGCTCCCGCCGTGAAGGCGGCGCCGACCGAGACCGAGATCGTGGCCCCGGGCATCTCGTGCCGCCAGCAGATCGGGCATCTGGCGGGGCGGCGCGCCCGACATCCGGCCGAGGTGCTGTGGGAGGCGCTCGCGACCTGAGGTAGCATCCTCGGCGTGCAGGCTCTTCCGGTCGCCGCCCTGGCCGTGCTCCTCGCGGCGGTCGTCAAGGGCACCATCGGGATCGGTTTTCCGACCCTGGCCACGCCCCTGCTCACGCTGGTCCTCGACGTCAAGACGGCGGTCGTCCTGCTCATCCTGCCGAACATCGTGATGGACGGTATCCAGTTCACCCGTCAGGGCGTGCCGGTGGCGACGATGCGCCGCCTGACCTCGCTGATCATCTTCGGGGCGCTGGGCACCGTGCTGGGAACCCGGCTGCTGGTGGAGTTGCCCGCCCACGTCGTCCTCCTGGTCCTGGGGGTGTTCCTGCTGGTGTTCGTCGCCCTCAACGTGGCGCGCATGTCGCCTCGGATCCCGGCGGGCTGGGAGCCCTGGGTCGCCCCGGTGGCCGGTCTCGTGGCCGGGGTCCTGGGCGGGGTCACGAATGTCCCGGGCACGCCGCTGGCCGTCTACTTCTACGCCCTGGGCATGGAGAAGCGCGAGTTCATCCGGGCGGTGGCCTTCACCTTCCTCGTCTACAAGCTCGTGCAGCTCGGCGCGGT
Encoded here:
- a CDS encoding sulfite exporter TauE/SafE family protein, which gives rise to MQALPVAALAVLLAAVVKGTIGIGFPTLATPLLTLVLDVKTAVVLLILPNIVMDGIQFTRQGVPVATMRRLTSLIIFGALGTVLGTRLLVELPAHVVLLVLGVFLLVFVALNVARMSPRIPAGWEPWVAPVAGLVAGVLGGVTNVPGTPLAVYFYALGMEKREFIRAVAFTFLVYKLVQLGAVAYYGLLTWSLLLVSAGLTAVAVTGFAGGLLVQDRLEQRAFNRLILIFLAGLGLWLVLRATRG